The following proteins are co-located in the Lentibacillus sp. JNUCC-1 genome:
- a CDS encoding UDP-N-acetylglucosamine 1-carboxyvinyltransferase has product MQKILIEGGRSLKGQVRIGGAKNSAVALLPAAILADSDVVIEGLPNISDVYTLGTLLEEIGGTVEWEGQTAHIDPSEMVSMPLPNGLVKKLRASYYFMGAMLGKFNKAVIGLPGGCHLGPRPIDQHIKGFEALGAKVTNEHGAVYLRADELKGARIYLDVVSVGATINIMLAAVKAKGQTVIENAAKEPEIIDVATLLTSMGANIKGAGTDVIRIEGVEKLKGCRHTIIPDRIEAGTYIIAAAAAGEDVIIDNVIPQHLESLLAKLREMGVSIEVGDEQLRIKPPEQMKSVDVKTLVYPGFPTDLQQPFTTLLTQASNTGVIIDTIYAARLKHIDELRRMNAIIKVEGGSVIVSGPVQLEGARVSASDLRAGAALVIAGLMADGITEVTGLEHIDRGYEKLIEKMSALGAKIWREDMTDQEISQLQNS; this is encoded by the coding sequence GTGCAGAAAATTTTAATTGAAGGCGGGCGTTCTTTAAAGGGCCAAGTACGTATTGGCGGTGCCAAGAACAGTGCTGTTGCCCTATTGCCTGCTGCAATTCTTGCCGACTCAGATGTGGTAATAGAAGGGTTGCCGAATATATCTGACGTGTATACACTCGGCACGCTTCTTGAAGAGATTGGCGGAACGGTGGAATGGGAAGGTCAGACGGCACATATAGACCCATCTGAAATGGTTTCTATGCCGCTTCCCAATGGACTTGTGAAAAAGCTTCGCGCCTCCTATTACTTCATGGGCGCCATGCTCGGTAAATTCAATAAAGCGGTTATTGGGCTGCCAGGCGGCTGTCATTTAGGCCCGCGTCCGATCGACCAGCACATTAAAGGTTTCGAAGCACTCGGAGCCAAAGTAACGAATGAACATGGAGCTGTCTATTTAAGAGCCGATGAATTGAAAGGCGCACGTATTTATTTGGACGTTGTGAGTGTCGGGGCGACCATTAATATCATGCTTGCGGCTGTTAAAGCCAAGGGGCAGACAGTGATTGAGAATGCCGCCAAAGAGCCGGAAATCATTGATGTGGCCACGCTTTTAACAAGCATGGGCGCGAATATTAAAGGTGCCGGAACAGATGTCATTCGGATAGAAGGCGTTGAAAAGCTGAAAGGATGCCGTCACACGATTATTCCTGACAGAATTGAAGCTGGGACGTATATTATTGCAGCTGCTGCAGCTGGAGAAGACGTGATTATTGACAATGTTATTCCACAGCATCTGGAATCGCTGCTTGCTAAACTAAGAGAAATGGGTGTGTCCATCGAAGTCGGGGATGAACAGCTGCGGATTAAACCGCCCGAACAAATGAAAAGTGTCGACGTCAAAACACTCGTATATCCTGGATTTCCCACCGATTTGCAGCAACCTTTTACGACACTGCTGACTCAGGCATCTAATACTGGTGTGATCATTGATACAATTTATGCAGCCCGATTAAAACATATTGACGAACTAAGGCGTATGAATGCTATAATAAAGGTGGAAGGCGGATCAGTCATTGTGTCAGGTCCTGTGCAACTTGAAGGTGCAAGAGTGAGTGCCAGCGATTTGCGCGCAGGCGCAGCACTCGTCATTGCCGGTTTGATGGCTGATGGCATTACTGAGGTGACTGGTCTTGAACATATCGACCGAGGGTATGAAAAGTTGATAGAAAAGATGAGTGCACTCGGCGCCAAAATCTGGCGGGAAGATATGACCGATCAGGAAATCAGTCAACTCCAGAACTCTTAA
- a CDS encoding response regulator: protein MKKNILVVDDQAGIRMLLEDVLTYEGFEVKTCATGMEALTELRQVPYDLVILDYKLPVLDGMEVIRHLEAENIDVPAVLISGLVEEFSEATEDSQLIKAVIGKPFNVQEIGSVIKGVVSPP, encoded by the coding sequence ATGAAGAAGAACATACTGGTTGTGGACGACCAAGCAGGCATCAGAATGCTGTTGGAAGACGTTTTGACATATGAAGGGTTTGAAGTTAAAACGTGTGCGACAGGAATGGAAGCACTCACTGAGTTGCGCCAAGTACCGTATGATCTGGTGATACTTGATTATAAGCTGCCTGTGTTGGATGGCATGGAAGTGATCAGACATTTAGAAGCAGAAAATATTGATGTGCCTGCTGTTTTGATCAGCGGATTAGTCGAGGAGTTCAGTGAAGCTACAGAAGACTCTCAATTAATCAAGGCAGTAATCGGCAAACCCTTTAATGTGCAGGAAATCGGCAGTGTCATAAAAGGGGTTGTTAGCCCACCGTAA
- the fba gene encoding class II fructose-1,6-bisphosphate aldolase has product MPLVSMKEMLEEGKSNGYAVGQFNLNNLEYAQAILQAAEKEQSPVILGVSEGAGRYMGGFKVVVSMVKALMESYGTTVPVAIHLDHGSSFKACAEAIHAGFTSVMIDASALPLDENIALTKKVVELAHIHGVSVEAELGRVGGQEDDLIVEDAEQAYAIPSECERLVKETGVDCFAPALGSVHGPYKGEPNLGFDRMEEVMNLTNIPLVLHGGTGIPTKDIQRAISLGSAKINVNTENQINQAKAVRKVLNEQPEQYDPRKYLGPGREAIEETVIGKMREFGSSNKA; this is encoded by the coding sequence ATGCCGCTGGTTTCGATGAAAGAGATGCTTGAAGAGGGTAAAAGTAATGGCTATGCAGTCGGGCAGTTTAACTTGAATAACCTGGAATATGCTCAGGCAATTCTGCAGGCAGCAGAAAAAGAACAATCCCCTGTTATTCTTGGGGTATCAGAAGGTGCAGGCAGATACATGGGCGGTTTTAAAGTGGTTGTTTCCATGGTAAAGGCTTTGATGGAATCTTACGGGACGACGGTTCCGGTTGCGATTCATCTGGACCATGGTTCAAGCTTTAAAGCCTGCGCTGAAGCCATTCACGCGGGATTCACCTCCGTGATGATTGATGCCTCAGCCCTACCTTTGGATGAAAATATTGCTTTAACAAAAAAAGTGGTTGAGCTGGCCCATATCCATGGTGTCTCTGTAGAAGCTGAACTGGGCCGTGTCGGCGGTCAGGAAGATGACCTGATTGTAGAAGATGCGGAACAAGCGTATGCGATCCCGTCAGAGTGTGAGCGTCTCGTTAAAGAAACCGGCGTAGATTGTTTTGCGCCCGCCCTCGGATCTGTTCATGGACCGTACAAAGGAGAACCAAATCTGGGTTTTGACAGAATGGAAGAGGTCATGAATCTGACCAACATTCCGCTGGTTTTGCATGGGGGAACAGGAATACCAACGAAAGATATCCAGCGTGCCATTTCTCTTGGCTCAGCGAAAATCAATGTGAACACTGAAAATCAAATTAATCAAGCTAAAGCTGTTCGTAAAGTGCTTAATGAGCAGCCTGAACAATATGATCCGCGTAAGTATCTGGGACCAGGCCGTGAGGCCATAGAAGAAACCGTTATTGGAAAAATGCGTGAATTCGGATCGTCCAACAAAGCTTAA
- the glpX gene encoding class II fructose-bisphosphatase — protein MERSLTMELVRVTEAAALSSARWMGRGKKEEADDAATSAMRKVFDTIPMRGTVVIGEGEMDEAPMLYIGEKLGMGNGPGVDVAVDPLEGTNIVAQGTWNALAVIAIADEKTLLHAPDMYMQKIAVGPQAVGTIDINATTEENLQAVAKAKNKDIEDLVAIVLDRPRHAKLVEEIRSAGARIKLIPDGDVAAAINTAFEDTGVDILFGIGGAPEGVLAAVALKCLGGEIQGKLVPSNQEEQARCEGMGITDINKVFYMEDFCKGDDAIFAATGVTDGELLKGVQFKGSRATTQTVVMRAKSGTVRFIDGAHSLNKKPHLVMETE, from the coding sequence ATGGAGAGAAGTTTAACGATGGAATTGGTCCGTGTCACAGAGGCAGCCGCATTATCCTCGGCACGCTGGATGGGCCGCGGCAAGAAGGAAGAAGCTGATGACGCGGCAACGTCTGCCATGCGAAAGGTTTTTGATACCATCCCAATGCGCGGAACAGTCGTCATTGGTGAAGGCGAAATGGACGAAGCGCCTATGCTTTATATTGGCGAAAAACTGGGTATGGGAAATGGTCCTGGTGTTGATGTTGCCGTTGATCCGCTTGAAGGCACCAACATCGTGGCCCAGGGGACATGGAACGCACTTGCTGTTATCGCGATCGCGGATGAGAAAACGCTGTTGCATGCACCAGACATGTATATGCAAAAAATTGCTGTCGGACCTCAAGCTGTAGGGACCATTGATATTAATGCGACCACTGAAGAGAATCTGCAAGCAGTAGCCAAGGCTAAGAATAAAGATATTGAAGATTTGGTTGCCATTGTCCTTGATCGTCCAAGACATGCCAAGCTTGTGGAAGAAATCCGCTCGGCGGGTGCACGCATTAAGCTTATTCCCGACGGTGATGTGGCAGCCGCAATCAATACGGCTTTTGAAGATACAGGCGTGGATATTTTATTCGGAATCGGCGGTGCTCCTGAAGGTGTACTCGCAGCTGTTGCCCTGAAATGCCTCGGCGGCGAGATTCAAGGCAAGCTTGTGCCATCGAATCAGGAAGAACAGGCCCGTTGTGAAGGCATGGGCATCACTGATATAAACAAAGTGTTTTATATGGAGGACTTCTGTAAAGGAGACGACGCCATTTTCGCCGCAACAGGTGTCACGGATGGCGAATTGCTGAAAGGTGTACAGTTCAAAGGCAGCCGTGCCACCACACAAACAGTCGTCATGCGTGCCAAAAGCGGTACCGTCCGATTTATAGATGGGGCACACAGTCTGAATAAAAAACCGCACCTCGTCATGGAAACAGAATAA
- the fsa gene encoding fructose-6-phosphate aldolase, which translates to MKFFIDSANISEIREAKELGILAGVTTNPSLVAKEGVSFHDRLRDITAEVSGSVSAEVVAEDAAGMIEEGKELAAIAPNITVKVPMTLEGLKAVKAFSDLNIKTNVTLIFNANQALLAARAGASYVSPFLGRLDDIGHDGMDLIATIASIFDRHNITTEIIAASIRHPLHVTDAALNGAHIATIPYKVFGQLVKHPLTDQGIEKFLADWNSQK; encoded by the coding sequence ATGAAGTTTTTTATTGATTCAGCTAATATTTCGGAGATCAGAGAGGCAAAAGAACTCGGCATTTTGGCAGGGGTAACGACTAACCCGAGTCTTGTAGCGAAAGAAGGCGTGTCTTTTCATGATCGTCTGAGAGACATTACAGCAGAAGTTTCAGGTTCTGTCAGTGCTGAAGTTGTGGCAGAAGATGCGGCAGGTATGATTGAAGAAGGCAAGGAGCTTGCAGCCATCGCGCCAAACATCACGGTGAAGGTTCCGATGACTTTGGAAGGTTTGAAAGCGGTCAAAGCGTTCAGTGATTTAAACATTAAAACGAATGTGACACTTATATTCAATGCCAACCAGGCGCTTCTGGCTGCACGAGCTGGGGCATCTTATGTGTCGCCATTTCTCGGAAGACTTGACGACATCGGTCATGATGGGATGGACCTGATTGCAACAATCGCCTCTATTTTCGACCGCCACAACATAACAACCGAAATTATCGCTGCATCGATTCGTCATCCTTTACATGTTACGGACGCAGCCTTGAACGGAGCTCATATAGCTACCATTCCTTATAAGGTGTTTGGGCAGCTTGTTAAGCATCCTCTGACAGACCAAGGTATTGAAAAATTCCTGGCTGACTGGAATAGTCAAAAGTAA